The DNA sequence GCCTTTCCCACATGATAATGTTGATGAGTAAAATGCAGCCCAGTTCTTCATACATCAGTTGCTGTTTCAGATTACAGAAAATCTTGATTTTACTCAGCAAAGTTATACAGATAATGCAAAGTCTTATGAAGCACACCTGGTTGGAAACAGTCCAGCAcaggcttttttttcctgccatgGTTGACTCATTTCTTGTTTGCTTGTGCAGGCTAAAACTAaggtgtcattttgcatctccaTGTGCAAAATTTGTACATAAATTAACACTGTTTgtgaatgaaattaaatatttaaaaatccaaaaattatgAACAATTAATGAAATACAGTAGCAATGCTGTTAAAGCCAACACACtgagaaatgtgagaaattGTAAAGAATCTGAATGTTTGCAGTCGGGACAAACAAAACCCTTCCTATACCAGATAAATGACAAtacacaaaccaaacacaccAGGCCAAGTCTTCCAGTACAATGACAGCTTTGTGagaaataacacacacaaaaaagcaaattttgGATATGGCTAAACACCTACTTTAGTAAAACCCATCCAGTTTAAACTACCTTGCTTCTAATATCAAAATACTTTAACATCAAAAAACTAACTCTGTAATTCTGTCAACGCTACTTCAGTTTTGTCacaatatgttttcattttgaacaataaAGCCTTTGTGAAGTCAACCATTCCTGAGCTTTCTTGCACCAAGAAAGAAAATTCTGTTGTGGCTAtgataaatgtttctttctttgctgAAAGTGgattaacagtccaaaatgtgACTCATGAATGAACAGATCTGTCCACTTAGGATCTAACAGATTTGCTGACTAACCTATAGAGGCTCATTCTTTCAACCTAATCCAATTGTACAGTCTACCCTGGCCAATCAGTGCTGAATAACGGTGTCTGTTATAAAAGTATCAGTGGAGCTGTGTGTGAAAAAGGCCATATTCTTGACTTGACTTCACTACTCAATCGTTTGATAAGCACTGACAAACAATCTCTCCTGCCTCTCGCATATATTTCCAAGCTCAAAACGTCAACAGACTTGTTCTTCACTGGAATGATCAACCTTCACTATCCATAGTAACACACCATAAGCAGACAGAGAGATATAGTCTTCAAGCATGACagaatattaatttttaaatactGTAGATGTACAGTATTAAGACTCTTATACGTTTTGGATTTAACAACACATTCTTTTGTAAGCCATTGCTACTGAGTGACTGCTGCAAGAACTGCTGTCATATATCTATGCTGTtgtgaataaataatgaatcaCGACTTGTAAAGGAGATATTTCACAACACAGTACCTTGCAATGCAAGCAGTCAAGGCAACATTCCACTGACCTGAAAACCACACCCTCCTACTAAAAGATTTAAATgggaaacagaataaaaagccaaaacacATCAACATGGCAACTACCTGAAAGTAAAGTCAGATGGAAGAATATCTATTATAATGACCTTTTTTAATAGGAAAGTCCACCTCTGATGTGTgaaaaaaaggtctaaaaccataataataataataataataataataataataataataataataataataataataataataataataaacatcatAACATCCTATTTAAAGTCACTTCACATTTCCAttataaaacaacaaccaaaataagAAATGGCATCTCTGAAACTCCTTAGCTGGCATGAGGTTTTACAGAAACCTCAGACTGACCCTTTAAGGTGCCATTTCCTGGTGCTGGCTTGTTGCCAAAGTTCCAGTCCACTGGATTCAGCAACTGCATGGTCTTTTTGTGCGTCCAGATGGGGTTGATGATAAGCGTGAGCAGAGCGAGGCCAGTGAAGAAGAGTATGCGTTGAGGCAGGGCCACGTGGGTGCTGATTTCTCCCCAGTGAGTTAAGGTTACCCACCATATGAAATAAGTGAGAACCATGCGACAGTGGAACATGTGGATCATCACCCACTGGTTGGCTTTCCAGAACAGAGTATGTGCCCAGCCAGCCTGTCAGGAAGGAAGGGGGATGGAACGAAAAACAATCATGgtattttacaataatgtttTTATACTTTCTAGGTACTCAAATGAAATCTGTAAGTAGAAGGAACAAAGAAATTTTAGTTAGCACCaccaacctttttttttttttttttttatagaacttCCTCTTTCTAAGAACACTAAACCTTATCGGACATCACTTAAAAGGTGCACAAGACCAAAGAGGAACTGAAACTTGATGATACTTTCATGAATTTCCAAAATAGATAGCAAGAAAGGGTCATGCGACTGCAGGAGAAGCTACAAGCAGAACTTGCCAAAGAAAGGTTTAGTAACTAAAACCTATTACTCACACGCgatacaaaaaagaaattttgTGTAAGGTCATTATGAAGCACTATAAGGTCCCTACCTTCAGTAACATCCAGGATATACAGGTGAATGGCGTGCTCATCTCTAGCAGAAGCGTAACCATCGGGAGGAAGTGACCCAGAGAATCCCACACCACCGCCCCTGCATATCCTGACAGGGCGAAGAAATGGTGTGTCGCCAGTGGAAGGTCGAACGACCAAAATACCAGACTGGACGAGTGAAGGGCTACATTTTCAAATACAAAGAAACCTGTGGCTGTGAGGACATGAAACCACGACCAGTCTTCTTGTCCCCTCACTCTGTCTCTGGTCAACAAAGAGTCCTCAGTCAGGGCCCGGAGTCCTGCTACGGTGCTCTGGATGCCAAATACTGCCCGAGTGGCTGCCAGGTTCCAGAAAACCTTCTCCTTAGCTAGCAGGGAGTTGTAGGTGCGGCACAGAGCCACAGAGAGGAGGTGGGAGAGGATGAATGTCGCTGTATAGAAGGCGAATCCCAGGCCAATTAGCTGGAGGCGATAGTCCCAGGAAAAGTATTCTGCACTGGGCTGGAGGAGAGGGCTGGTCTGCTGCTCAGAGGCCATGGTGTTTCAGGAAGGGTACTGGGCCTTAAACTAGGGAGGCTCACCTGAGGGTGGGACTGAGAGGAGCAGCTGGTACACGCATAGTGTCTGAGTCACCTGCAAAATAATGGACAGACAACACACAACCCACTAAACACAGATTAACATATTTTAATTGCTATAAACAAATAGTAATGTACGTTTATCTAGGCTGCATTAAGATATATGTCTAGTTTTGTAGATGTCCCATGTTTAGATTGAGTGCTGTTccttttatgctgtttttattgaacTCTTACTGAAGTTAGCAACCTGTTTTTGATCTCATAggtaaggttttttttaaaagctacgTAGCTTCGTTTCAGCCCTACCTATTTCCTTTAGTGGATCTCTTAAAAAATGAGGAACACTTCGGCGGCAAATAAATAGCATCGTTTTATCTGTCCAAGCCAAACTTTCATTACCGAGTCGCTCAAAAACACGATGACTCAGAGTCAATTGTGAGCCTCAACTACACAAAAAAAGAACCGAGCATAGGTAAGACACACGCTAACCACGCATTAAATAATCTGAAGCACTTTACTCACCACAAACTGTCGAACTTAACATCCTGGCAGCACATACCGAATAGACGCGCTTGACTGTACACTCTGTTCACCAGGAAAAACTCACATCATACGACTTCAATTTGGTCATGTGACACCCACAAAGGAAGTCCCGCCTCCTTTGAACAGCTGGATATTCTATTGGTCAACACAGCTGAGACACATAATCCTATTGGCTAGCCTACTCTTTAAAGCAGAGGCATTGCAGGGATGTTGACGAATGGATGGTTTAGCCCTGCCCAGCAGGCTGTATGTGTTGTTCTGATAATTGCACCATTTTCAGAGCACAGTTAATATTTTAGGCAAAGCGAGCTCATTCTACTTTTGTTTCTACTTTCAATCCATGTTCCTCATAATATCACAGTGCTTGCAGGCTGGTCAGAGCAGTGGTTTTTAAATTGTGTGGCTTGGAATTAGTCTCATTTATGATGATTAACAGCAATAATCAATGTAAAGGTGTGTCTTGGAGATACTTCTTGTCATAAAGGCTATATTAAGGTGACCATCTCTCAATCAGAGAAGTTTAAATACTGAGATTAAGACCACACAGTGCTAGTTATGGTCTGAATTTACCTGAAGTATTCCAAAAATAAGGAATAAAACCCTACATAACATTATATAGGCTTTAGCTTTACTTtactataataaatatttagacTAAGATAACACAATACTAGTGCTGATTTAATCTTAATTAATAATTAGCCTAACTAGTTTGTGAACTAACTCGTAAATACCTCAGAATAATATACAGGAAAACCTCCCCAAAAACCCCAGGATTCCCTGAGCAAATCTGCTGCCTGTGCTGCTGACAGAAAATGCTATTCAGGCCTGATAGCAGCTTATCTAACTGTAGCAGCTTACTCCACTGCTACTCAGCTCTCTGAAGCcatatttttttagtttcttaaTTGATTCACTTTCTCTGCGTATTCATGGggacacatccacacacacaataatgtGGCTACTGCAGACATACTGCTGTCAgactgtgaaactgaaaaatctccATAAAAATTTAACATCATAGAGAAATGTTTAGAGTGCAGTTAACAGGTTGGACtttaacaaacagtaaaataatattccAACATTTATTTGATTAGCTGAAGGCTATCATATTATTTTAATACATGATGGGGATAAGAGATGAATAAATCATTGTAGTTAAAAGCTTTGGATTCCCAGGTCTAATGACGTCACTGGTCTACAATATGCTATCAGTTAGATGCATGGCTGAGTTTTAGTTTTTCCCgaaaataatgtcaaaagctacaaaatacacaaaacactaAACATTAAGTAAACATTTGATGCAAATGCAAAGTAAGGCCTCAGTATATaatgtggttgttttattttaagctGTAGGGTGTACGTCAGGTAGATCGTCTTgttttaattacaattttagCTTCCTTGCCTTTAAACACACCATCCAGTAACATACATTTTGGTGTCACTCGGTGATCAGATTCATAGGTATATCTAAACTACCTGCAATGTTTGTGTGATCAGCTTTTCTctgaaaaatatttgagatcCCAGCTACAGCTCCTTACATCCAAAATTACAGTAATCAGCACAATATATTGATGTCACCTCTCAGTTTCATAAATATCAATTATTGCTAGATATAAATAACGATGTGGTGACTTCCCGCAAGGAATAAAAACTTATGAACAAATGGTAAATAATCACCAAGAAGAAGCAAAACGTCCTGTTGTCTTTGCTGGACTATGAAATAAATATTGTCATCAAGATGACAGCAGTAAATTTGATAtttaagtgaaataaaaatgtgatttttaataaaaaaggtGTACTGAGAGGTTCAAATGTAGCGTTTATTTTTTAACTCATGCATTTCTGACTTTGTCCAACAGGGGTCAACCTTTCATTGCATATTTAGGATTGTATAAGGAAGTTAAcctttatgcattttttatttttatcttagaAATGATCCACCAGTAACCTCAGCCCTAGTTTATAAGTGATAGTTCTGTTCAgctggttttttttgtcttccccTTTGACTACAACAACATATACAACCAATCCTgttaaactgaaacaaacagcTTGAAGTAGCAGCTATTACATGTCAGCTAATTTCACAGCATTTGTgttcttattatttttcttttagttttcatgTGTTACTCCTTTTTGTCCGACTGTGTAcactgacattttggacaagtgaacatttttgcagacTTAGTAAATATCAGCATGGAGACAGCCTCTCCTTTTCTcacaaaacacaactttattAACTTTATCAGTACATAGTGCTTGGTGAGCCCATATAATTCCCAATATATCACTGAATAACCTCAACCTTTGTGGGCATTGCAAAGTCGAGTCCTGATATGTCGTAGTAGTTATTATATTCTCAAAGTGTAAGCAGTGACAATGCTGCCCCTGGAATCAGCAtcaaacctgctgctgttttatgcTAGGCTTGGATTACATTAAATTTACCTCTGGATACATGTATGTTCACAACCAGCTGCATTACAGGCTGCAACATGTCTTCATCTGCAACAATGTCATCCATGAGGTTatgttttctgctctgtgtctgCTGTAAGACTCCTTTCAGATGATCACAATGTTAGAATATGAATCCTTTTGTTCTGCTGTTGACCTAAATGCTGGATATTATATGAATTTTATAAGATATAAAGTGATTTATGGAGTCGTTATTTTGTTatgtttaaatgaatcacaTTCAAGGATAAACCGATGCACACTGATTGCTTCTGGTTGCTATGAAAAGCACTTCATTCAGTGCATTCTATCATATTATTCTATCTAAGATATAAATGCTAAGTCACTGGTGACCTTCATGACACACTTAACCAAGAACAGTGAAAAGTAAATGTATCAATTTCTCTGACAGATGATTCAGAGCTACACTCCATCTTTATCTCACTGCTGTTTTTGGTTTCACAGGCTgcatacaaatataaaatacatgaaatgtcAAGAATATTCTGATAAATTTATTGAGCTTCCCTCGTATGAGTGAAAATCCTGCCACTGGGAATACTGTTGTACTAGGACATGTATCAAATAGTTGCTGTTTTTGACGGCCTTCTCTAgtgcagggatgtcaaacatgtggccctcgggccaaaaccagcccgccAGAGGGTTCAATCTGGCCCACAGGACAATTTTATAAAGTGTAAACATTAcagagacattaactgcaaattgtaaatttgtaaaactataaatttaaaataatttctagaccttgacaagttgctttgatgataaagtaaaatatgagagtgctcattgttcttttgtgtttcatttttgtaatattttgtcttgtttttgttgtttttttgtctttttttctgacttttgttgtttttatcataaagtaaaatactgtatcattcatttccagatacctgtgactaaatgttttgtgtctttgtagacatgCTGTGATctctaagttgtaatgtgtaaatgataaactgaggcataatgttgctaaaatttgactttttttcttgagaaatttcaggttgttcataatgttttgtacaaaGATAATTCTTTCAATGTCAAAACTTTGAAAACATACctttttcactaaaacaaagggaaaatttggagttgtggttatttgtagattattatgttgtgattttattggtctggcccacttgagatcataTTGGGCtgaaactaaaatgagtttgacacccctgctctagtgGATATAACGTAGATTAGCATCTGTCGGCATGAAATGCATTTTACATCAATACCTACCATGTtatgaatatgaatatttttaccATAAAAAGCATAGTAGCAGAGAGGGCATTCTTACTTTtccattcagattttttttttttaaataaacacacagcacacaGGCAAACTTGTCCAAACTTTTTCTCCAAAAATTTAATTGCAGAATTATTTACATCGGATGACCTAAGCAATGATCAAACTACTCAAAGAGGCAAAATCTTTCAATAGCGCTGCTAGGAAAGAATGGGGCAAATGCATATGTTGTTACAAAcgactaaaataacacaaaaataataacttACACTGAAATAACACCCTCTGA is a window from the Amphiprion ocellaris isolate individual 3 ecotype Okinawa chromosome 20, ASM2253959v1, whole genome shotgun sequence genome containing:
- the cln8 gene encoding protein CLN8, whose protein sequence is MASEQQTSPLLQPSAEYFSWDYRLQLIGLGFAFYTATFILSHLLSVALCRTYNSLLAKEKVFWNLAATRAVFGIQSTVAGLRALTEDSLLTRDRVRGQEDWSWFHVLTATGFFVFENVALHSSSLVFWSFDLPLATHHFFALSGYAGAVVWDSLGHFLPMVTLLLEMSTPFTCISWMLLKAGWAHTLFWKANQWVMIHMFHCRMVLTYFIWWVTLTHWGEISTHVALPQRILFFTGLALLTLIINPIWTHKKTMQLLNPVDWNFGNKPAPGNGTLKGQSEVSVKPHAS